A region of Nostoc sp. 'Peltigera membranacea cyanobiont' N6 DNA encodes the following proteins:
- a CDS encoding Stp1/IreP family PP2C-type Ser/Thr phosphatase: protein MKLNFTGFSDPGLIRSNNQDAYYVDPEGRFFIVADGMGGHAGGEEASRIATEEIQAYLVANWESSKSSQELLEQALWGANEAILRDQQNHPERADMGTTVVAVIFRAPESPWCAHVGDSRLYRFRESQLEQVTEDHTWVARAIKIGDITFDEARSHPFRHVLSRCLGREDLHQVDVQPLDVKLGDRLLLCSDGLTEELVEQKIASCLQDAPWLDKAAISLIEAAKEHGGHDNITVVIVSLE, encoded by the coding sequence ATGAAACTTAATTTCACGGGTTTTAGCGATCCGGGACTTATTCGTTCTAATAATCAAGATGCTTACTATGTCGACCCAGAAGGGCGATTTTTCATTGTCGCCGATGGAATGGGTGGTCATGCGGGAGGTGAGGAAGCAAGTCGCATAGCCACCGAAGAAATTCAGGCGTATTTGGTAGCAAATTGGGAATCTTCTAAATCTTCTCAAGAGTTGCTAGAGCAAGCTTTGTGGGGTGCAAATGAAGCTATTTTGCGGGATCAGCAAAATCATCCCGAACGTGCCGACATGGGTACAACAGTTGTAGCAGTGATTTTCCGCGCCCCAGAATCGCCTTGGTGCGCTCATGTTGGCGATTCGCGGCTGTATCGCTTCCGAGAGTCGCAATTAGAACAGGTGACAGAAGACCACACTTGGGTTGCACGAGCAATCAAAATCGGTGACATCACCTTTGATGAAGCGCGATCCCATCCTTTTCGTCATGTATTATCGCGCTGTTTAGGGCGTGAAGACTTGCATCAGGTTGATGTGCAACCACTAGATGTAAAACTTGGCGATCGCTTGCTGTTATGTAGTGATGGTCTCACAGAAGAACTCGTTGAACAGAAGATTGCTAGCTGCCTCCAAGACGCACCTTGGCTTGATAAAGCCGCCATCTCTCTAATTGAGGCTGCTAAGGAGCATGGAGGGCACGATAACATCACAGTTGTCATCGTCTCACTCGAATAA
- a CDS encoding NblA/ycf18 family protein, with protein MNQPMKLSLEQQFSICSFATQVQNMSHDQAKDFLVKLYEQMVVREATYQELLKHQWGLDSGSTMA; from the coding sequence ATGAACCAACCCATGAAACTATCCTTGGAACAGCAATTCAGCATCTGCTCATTTGCCACTCAAGTACAGAATATGAGCCACGACCAAGCAAAAGACTTTTTGGTTAAGCTCTACGAGCAAATGGTAGTGCGCGAGGCCACTTATCAGGAGCTTCTTAAGCACCAGTGGGGCTTAGATTCCGGTTCCACTATGGCATAG